One region of Thermococcus alcaliphilus genomic DNA includes:
- a CDS encoding 50S ribosomal protein L40e yields MARFPEAEARIFRKYICMRCGATNPWKAEKCRKCGYKGLRPKAKEPRGGAGR; encoded by the coding sequence ATGGCGAGGTTTCCTGAAGCTGAGGCAAGAATATTTAGGAAGTACATATGTATGAGATGCGGTGCCACTAACCCATGGAAAGCAGAGAAGTGCAGGAAGTGCGGATACAAGGGACTAAGGCCAAAAGCTAAAGAACCAAGAGGAGGAGCAGGACGTTAG
- a CDS encoding DUF257 family protein codes for METFERDVFNQLRKIRRGEDVLVEYTSSEPIHLIFCTAINYAKQSNTKVLLVDILDQLHLLKAHLELAGIDSSFIENLPVIKFGGVMKTGKILKRIELKSEISIWREQYLEALTEFQREEESEFAIRIVVGIEKLIRLYEDDPRALETFFGTIIRPFLGDEKRVLVTLVNTSLLNEEILQEFREHSSRSFLVQLSEKRIHFQVIRSVDFEDYGKTFSIEAQELQDSLIKLKRG; via the coding sequence ATGGAAACTTTTGAGAGAGATGTTTTCAATCAGCTTAGAAAAATAAGAAGGGGAGAAGACGTTTTGGTGGAATATACCTCTTCCGAACCAATCCATCTTATATTCTGTACCGCCATTAACTATGCAAAGCAGAGCAATACTAAGGTGCTTCTGGTGGATATACTCGACCAGCTCCACCTCTTAAAGGCTCATCTTGAGCTTGCAGGTATTGACTCGTCTTTTATAGAAAACCTGCCGGTAATTAAGTTTGGTGGAGTTATGAAAACGGGCAAAATCCTCAAGAGGATAGAGCTAAAAAGCGAGATCTCCATATGGAGAGAGCAGTATCTGGAAGCCCTCACGGAGTTTCAAAGAGAAGAAGAGAGCGAATTCGCTATAAGAATTGTTGTGGGAATAGAGAAACTCATAAGGCTCTATGAAGATGATCCCAGAGCATTGGAAACGTTTTTCGGAACAATAATACGGCCTTTCCTTGGGGATGAGAAGAGAGTGCTGGTGACGTTGGTTAACACATCCCTCCTAAACGAAGAAATTCTCCAGGAGTTCAGAGAGCACTCAAGCAGAAGCTTCCTCGTTCAGCTATCGGAAAAGAGGATACACTTCCAAGTAATAAGGTCAGTTGATTTTGAGGATTATGGAAAAACCTTCAGCATCGAAGCTCAAGAGCTCCAAGATTCTCTAATTAAATTAAAAAGAGGTTAA
- a CDS encoding pyridoxal-phosphate dependent enzyme, which yields MLKCLRCGRTYEGFKIMCECGGVLEYIEEREGSFKGLLREEFLDVRRYLSFLPLKEEFLPKLTLPITPIVGRKIEGVNVFFKLEYLMPSGSFKDRGTYVTLAKLKEEGIRDVTLDSSGNAALSLALFAKSEGINAHIFIPKHTSEGKKRLLKLLEAEVHEVEGSRMEVHERARSFREGIYISHWYNPYFIEGTKTIAYEVYEQIGSVDYALAPTGSGTLFLGLYKGFKDLEAFEEARIPRMIAVQGRGYESLCKRSKEKSRLAEGIAIPEPPRREQMLKALKESNGACVSVGDEEIAEAIKELISMGFLVEPTSATAYAAFKLLLEEGYFEKGTKVLIPLTGSGLKSV from the coding sequence ATGCTAAAGTGTCTAAGATGCGGAAGGACTTATGAAGGCTTTAAAATTATGTGCGAATGCGGAGGAGTTCTTGAATACATTGAGGAAAGGGAAGGTAGTTTTAAGGGGTTGCTGAGAGAAGAATTCCTAGACGTGAGGAGGTACCTCAGTTTCTTACCCCTAAAAGAGGAGTTTTTGCCAAAGTTGACGCTCCCAATAACTCCAATAGTTGGGAGAAAAATCGAAGGGGTCAACGTTTTCTTCAAGCTTGAATACCTAATGCCCAGCGGTTCCTTCAAGGACAGGGGCACTTACGTAACCCTTGCAAAGCTGAAGGAAGAGGGCATAAGGGATGTAACACTTGACTCTTCAGGAAATGCAGCGTTGAGTTTGGCGCTCTTCGCAAAAAGTGAAGGGATAAATGCCCATATCTTCATTCCAAAACACACAAGTGAAGGAAAAAAGAGACTTCTAAAACTATTAGAGGCAGAGGTTCATGAGGTTGAGGGATCACGAATGGAAGTGCATGAAAGGGCAAGAAGCTTTCGGGAGGGAATTTACATATCGCACTGGTACAACCCCTATTTCATTGAAGGCACAAAAACAATAGCTTATGAGGTTTATGAGCAGATAGGAAGTGTGGACTACGCGTTAGCACCCACCGGAAGTGGGACTCTATTTTTGGGTCTCTATAAAGGGTTTAAAGATTTGGAGGCATTTGAAGAAGCAAGAATTCCAAGAATGATCGCCGTCCAAGGAAGAGGATATGAAAGCCTATGCAAGAGAAGTAAAGAAAAAAGCAGACTTGCAGAAGGGATAGCTATTCCAGAACCCCCCAGAAGGGAACAGATGCTCAAAGCCCTAAAAGAGAGCAATGGAGCATGTGTTTCTGTGGGAGACGAAGAGATAGCAGAGGCTATAAAAGAGCTTATTTCTATGGGCTTTTTAGTCGAACCAACGTCAGCAACAGCCTATGCTGCATTTAAGTTACTCTTAGAGGAGGGTTATTTTGAAAAAGGCACAAAAGTGCTCATTCCCCTTACCGGTTCTGGGCTGAAAAGCGTTTAA
- a CDS encoding FUN14 domain-containing protein, with amino-acid sequence MNLDFGGIMGDMGIGAVVGFITGYALKKFIKIVLTLIGAYLLSLFWLQQKGVITINTDALFNLAESATTSTLTLADKVVGILPGTGAFVAGFYLGFRKG; translated from the coding sequence ATGAACCTTGACTTTGGTGGAATAATGGGAGATATGGGAATTGGAGCCGTTGTTGGCTTTATAACAGGTTATGCGCTTAAAAAGTTCATAAAAATAGTGCTTACCTTGATAGGTGCATATCTGTTGAGTCTCTTCTGGCTTCAGCAAAAAGGAGTTATAACAATAAACACCGATGCTCTCTTCAACCTTGCAGAAAGCGCAACTACCTCAACTTTAACTTTGGCCGATAAAGTAGTGGGGATTTTACCAGGTACTGGAGCATTTGTTGCAGGCTTCTATTTAGGGTTCCGCAAAGGTTAA
- a CDS encoding DUF257 family protein: MSKKFEETVFEYNKTIQRGELILVEYTSSEPIHLVVYLLLRYLKKENIPFIIIDIADQLHVLKAHLKFAGINTKLIDEAQVIKLGGAITTGSVLERISLTLEPSVMKNEFVKILKQLAEKHDYFVRIGLGTEKLIKLLSEDPATLEAFFGSMVRPLLGYEKSTGVVFMNTGIIREDIVQEAEEIASRVFEVKLEEGEITFRVVKSINFNEHGKTLSIKAQELQEYFASVE; this comes from the coding sequence ATGTCCAAAAAGTTTGAAGAGACGGTATTTGAATACAATAAAACAATTCAAAGGGGAGAGCTGATTCTCGTTGAGTACACCTCAAGCGAGCCAATTCATTTAGTAGTTTACCTCCTCCTGCGGTATTTAAAGAAAGAGAACATTCCCTTCATCATAATAGACATAGCGGATCAACTTCACGTGCTCAAAGCTCATTTGAAATTTGCTGGAATAAACACCAAGTTGATTGATGAGGCGCAGGTAATAAAACTTGGTGGGGCAATAACTACTGGAAGCGTACTCGAGAGAATTTCCTTAACCTTAGAACCCTCTGTCATGAAAAATGAATTTGTTAAAATACTAAAACAGCTTGCAGAGAAGCATGATTACTTTGTTAGAATAGGACTCGGAACTGAAAAACTCATAAAGCTCTTATCAGAAGACCCGGCAACGTTGGAGGCATTTTTCGGGAGCATGGTTAGACCGCTTTTGGGATATGAGAAAAGCACAGGAGTTGTGTTTATGAACACGGGCATCATCAGAGAAGATATTGTTCAAGAGGCGGAAGAGATCGCAAGTAGGGTTTTTGAAGTTAAACTAGAAGAGGGAGAGATTACCTTTAGAGTTGTCAAGTCAATAAACTTCAATGAGCATGGAAAAACACTTTCAATTAAAGCCCAAGAACTCCAGGAGTACTTTGCCTCTGTTGAGTAA
- a CDS encoding lipopolysaccharide biosynthesis protein, whose amino-acid sequence MSYEKKVMLRHSIASIVALALFGLSRLIYSIVISRRFGVEVLGKVNSLISQAFLLAIPLSFFAVALGKYASEFLGKGEIEKIKSIATLGFSFPFIGLVLIPFNFYLALLAVLRALQLTFRSFIYGLHRGEIYAYAMLGAFVLFIGGFLSENYYLPYISLLSGVVLFGFLYLLKEKLFGKPTSETFKILLRYSSFAFLGTISGVFLVQAPYFLSERLASPKVAGVVSASLSAAFLLTYMPQVFQSAIMPLYSYKYGKDEMEYVKWLAEESTKLLSLLVALVIFLLLLVGREILSLLFGFSLGSEFYLALIAVETYIAYNPSIVALNSTRYVKEGTIIALLGAVVSLVAWLLLISSFEEYGTVSGLFLGYLSILIGTSIVANKKLGVSFTSYAQFVVAVLLQFTIFLSKTLLLLVFVVYVGMFRKEIKRVFKLFKPFRDRGF is encoded by the coding sequence ATGAGTTACGAGAAGAAGGTCATGTTACGGCATTCGATAGCTAGTATAGTGGCTCTTGCCCTCTTTGGTCTCAGCAGGCTTATCTACAGCATAGTTATCTCAAGAAGATTTGGCGTTGAAGTTCTGGGAAAAGTGAATTCACTCATATCGCAGGCGTTCTTATTGGCCATTCCGTTAAGCTTTTTTGCTGTTGCTTTGGGGAAGTACGCCTCCGAGTTTCTGGGAAAAGGGGAAATAGAAAAAATAAAATCCATAGCAACGTTGGGATTTTCTTTTCCTTTTATTGGCTTGGTTTTAATTCCCTTCAACTTTTATTTGGCCCTTCTGGCGGTTTTAAGGGCGCTTCAGTTAACGTTTCGTAGCTTTATTTATGGTCTCCATCGAGGTGAGATTTACGCTTATGCAATGCTGGGAGCGTTTGTGCTATTTATTGGCGGATTTCTGTCGGAAAACTATTATCTACCCTATATCAGCCTTCTTTCTGGTGTAGTTCTCTTCGGGTTTTTATATCTCCTTAAAGAAAAGCTCTTTGGAAAACCTACCTCCGAGACTTTTAAAATTCTCCTAAGGTATTCCAGCTTTGCATTCCTTGGAACAATTTCAGGAGTTTTTCTTGTCCAAGCTCCGTATTTTCTAAGCGAGAGGCTTGCTTCTCCCAAAGTTGCCGGTGTGGTTTCCGCCTCGCTCTCTGCGGCATTTTTGTTGACTTACATGCCCCAGGTGTTTCAATCAGCGATAATGCCTCTGTATTCCTATAAATACGGAAAAGATGAGATGGAATATGTAAAGTGGCTTGCCGAGGAATCTACAAAGTTGCTATCCCTTTTAGTGGCTTTGGTGATTTTTCTCCTTCTACTTGTAGGTAGGGAGATTTTGTCGCTCCTCTTTGGGTTTAGTCTGGGCAGTGAGTTCTACCTAGCTCTTATAGCTGTAGAAACGTATATTGCCTATAACCCCAGCATAGTAGCACTGAATTCAACAAGGTATGTGAAAGAAGGGACTATCATTGCACTCTTGGGCGCTGTGGTTTCTCTCGTTGCTTGGTTGCTTTTGATAAGTTCCTTTGAAGAATATGGAACTGTCTCCGGGCTCTTTTTAGGATATCTCTCGATACTAATTGGCACATCAATCGTAGCAAACAAGAAGTTAGGGGTTTCGTTCACCTCTTATGCTCAATTTGTTGTGGCTGTTTTACTGCAGTTCACGATATTCCTATCAAAAACTCTCTTGCTGTTGGTTTTTGTAGTATACGTTGGAATGTTCAGAAAAGAAATAAAAAGGGTGTTCAAGCTCTTTAAACCTTTCCGTGATAGAGGATTTTAA
- a CDS encoding Nre family DNA repair protein translates to MMELFNSKLCALCKGRKLLCGRPTCPILERFRVVKNVEHKINRREIFGSSPPSIFVGEYGYPKVRIGPLVPPIEGNTSHLDSPLKWENKTIRDILYYRSLLVMGEMKADVNVRKSERILEEVQELAMSVKPVDSEILLKKRPVLKVLPSEFAPPVGPKAELLDFELTENPKIPRKTDYVVSDELKAEQAIMRLYNWGFDEYYIIRLLSAGLLGINRKLVPTRWSITAVQDTIGKKLRKEILHYEPINEFELYFYEFLGNRYAVLLMPETYAFELLEVWLKGSLFGSDEPEVIHDYEDFRGIKGYAEETTGAYYAARLSVLESLRKRRRQARIIVFREVTPKYYAPVGVWQIRVGVKKAMENPIGRFSTLQEAFNELRKFLELKLEKYLEKSWILRMRKQRTLDYYFNPH, encoded by the coding sequence CTGATGGAGCTCTTTAACTCAAAGCTGTGTGCTTTATGCAAAGGGAGGAAACTCCTGTGTGGAAGGCCTACGTGCCCAATTCTCGAACGCTTTAGGGTAGTCAAGAATGTAGAACATAAGATAAACCGTAGAGAGATTTTTGGCTCATCTCCCCCAAGCATATTTGTTGGCGAATACGGCTATCCCAAAGTCCGTATCGGGCCCCTCGTTCCTCCAATAGAGGGAAACACTTCCCATCTCGACAGTCCTCTAAAATGGGAGAACAAAACAATAAGGGATATCCTCTACTATCGCTCTCTTCTTGTCATGGGGGAGATGAAAGCAGATGTTAACGTGAGAAAAAGCGAAAGAATCCTTGAAGAAGTTCAAGAGCTGGCAATGTCGGTAAAGCCCGTGGACAGCGAGATTCTCCTCAAAAAGAGACCAGTTCTAAAAGTTCTTCCAAGTGAATTTGCTCCCCCAGTAGGGCCAAAGGCAGAGCTCCTAGACTTTGAGCTCACGGAAAACCCAAAAATACCGAGGAAAACGGATTACGTAGTTAGTGATGAACTAAAAGCCGAACAGGCAATAATGCGACTCTACAACTGGGGCTTTGATGAGTACTACATAATAAGACTCCTCTCTGCAGGACTTTTGGGCATTAACAGAAAGCTCGTTCCGACAAGGTGGAGCATCACAGCTGTGCAGGATACCATAGGTAAAAAACTAAGGAAAGAAATCCTGCATTATGAGCCCATAAACGAATTTGAGCTCTACTTTTACGAATTCTTGGGGAACAGATATGCTGTGCTTTTGATGCCCGAAACTTACGCCTTTGAACTTTTGGAGGTATGGCTCAAAGGCTCTTTGTTTGGAAGCGACGAACCCGAAGTAATCCATGACTATGAGGACTTTCGCGGTATTAAGGGGTACGCTGAAGAGACCACAGGAGCGTATTATGCCGCCCGTTTGAGTGTTCTTGAAAGCCTTAGGAAAAGAAGAAGGCAGGCAAGAATAATAGTGTTCAGGGAAGTAACTCCAAAGTACTACGCTCCCGTAGGTGTGTGGCAGATAAGGGTGGGAGTAAAGAAAGCTATGGAGAACCCGATAGGAAGATTTAGCACACTTCAGGAAGCCTTCAATGAACTCAGAAAATTCCTTGAGCTAAAGCTTGAGAAATACCTAGAAAAAAGCTGGATTCTGAGGATGAGAAAGCAGAGGACACTCGACTATTACTTTAATCCTCATTAA
- a CDS encoding PadR family transcriptional regulator: protein MTTPMERLKEKMTKEVLWIYILRLLKDRPMYAYELKNEIRERFGFEPATVSSYVVLYKLEHDGYVTSEWHESETGKPSRKYYKLTEKGEKLLEDGIKFIEETLNKLK, encoded by the coding sequence ATGACAACTCCTATGGAGAGACTTAAAGAGAAGATGACAAAGGAAGTTCTGTGGATTTACATACTGAGATTGCTAAAAGACAGGCCTATGTACGCATATGAACTCAAAAATGAAATAAGAGAGAGATTTGGATTTGAGCCCGCTACTGTAAGTAGCTATGTGGTGCTTTACAAGCTTGAACACGATGGATACGTCACTTCAGAATGGCACGAAAGCGAAACCGGAAAACCCTCAAGGAAATACTACAAGCTTACAGAAAAGGGAGAAAAACTCCTCGAAGATGGAATAAAATTTATAGAAGAAACATTAAACAAGCTTAAGTAG
- a CDS encoding metallophosphoesterase family protein — MTYVAVLANINGNFPALVKALGRIEELKEEGYDIEKYYILGNIVGLFPYPKEVLDVLDDLMKDNHVKIIRGEFDQIIAMSDPHAEGPDYIDELALEPYIKEALKYTWEKLGHEGREFIRDLPIYLVDKIGKNDIFGVYGSPLNPFEGKVLPEQPTSYYEAVMRPVKDYELLLVASPKLPVNAMTRYGRVVCPGSIGFPPGKEHKATFALINVDNLHTKFVEVEYDKKIIEDKIKAEGLPEELIKILYHGKV, encoded by the coding sequence ATGACATACGTGGCAGTATTGGCAAACATCAATGGGAACTTCCCTGCCCTTGTAAAAGCCCTCGGAAGAATTGAGGAGCTTAAGGAAGAAGGTTATGACATTGAAAAATACTACATCCTCGGAAATATAGTTGGGTTGTTCCCCTATCCAAAGGAAGTTCTCGATGTTCTCGATGATCTGATGAAGGACAACCATGTAAAGATAATTCGCGGAGAATTCGACCAGATAATAGCTATGAGCGATCCACACGCTGAAGGGCCAGATTACATCGACGAACTTGCCCTTGAGCCATACATAAAAGAGGCATTAAAATACACATGGGAGAAGCTTGGCCATGAAGGAAGGGAGTTCATAAGAGATTTGCCTATATATCTAGTTGACAAAATAGGCAAGAACGACATTTTCGGAGTTTATGGAAGCCCATTAAATCCCTTCGAGGGTAAGGTTCTTCCAGAACAGCCCACCTCATATTATGAAGCCGTCATGAGACCGGTAAAAGACTACGAACTTCTATTAGTAGCATCCCCAAAACTCCCCGTTAATGCCATGACGAGGTACGGAAGGGTAGTATGCCCCGGTAGCATTGGATTCCCACCAGGAAAAGAGCATAAGGCAACTTTTGCCCTCATAAATGTTGACAATCTGCACACAAAATTCGTAGAAGTTGAATATGACAAGAAAATCATAGAGGACAAAATCAAAGCAGAAGGATTGCCAGAGGAGCTCATTAAAATCCTCTATCACGGAAAGGTTTAA
- the udp gene encoding uridine phosphorylase codes for MKKFMPADRPQTEEGYQYHIACKPGDVARYVLLPGDPERVPKISSLWDEAKEIAFHREYRTHTGKYKGVPISVTSTGIGGPSTAIAIEELAAIGADTFIRVGSTGAIQPGIEIGDLIIAKAAVRLEGTSKQYVRVEYPASADIEVTLALIEAAETLGVRYHVGITASTDSFYVGQARPGLNGYFPSFAKHLIDDLRQAKVTNFEMEAATLYTLANIYGLRAGCVCAVFANRITNEFGKAGEREAALVASEAVKILHEWDEEKEKKGKKYWFPSLRKL; via the coding sequence ATGAAAAAGTTTATGCCCGCTGATAGGCCTCAAACGGAAGAGGGGTACCAATACCACATAGCCTGTAAGCCCGGTGATGTTGCTCGCTACGTTCTCCTCCCAGGTGATCCTGAGAGGGTGCCCAAGATAAGCTCTCTGTGGGATGAAGCAAAGGAAATAGCATTCCACAGGGAGTACAGAACCCACACGGGTAAGTATAAAGGCGTTCCTATAAGCGTAACCTCAACGGGAATAGGAGGGCCTTCAACGGCAATAGCAATAGAGGAATTAGCAGCAATAGGCGCTGACACTTTCATTAGGGTAGGCTCGACGGGAGCAATCCAGCCCGGGATAGAGATTGGTGATTTGATAATAGCGAAAGCAGCTGTTAGACTTGAAGGGACGTCGAAGCAGTATGTTAGAGTTGAATACCCAGCAAGCGCCGATATTGAGGTTACCTTAGCCTTAATCGAAGCTGCGGAAACATTGGGAGTTAGATACCACGTTGGAATTACAGCCTCTACTGACAGCTTTTATGTGGGTCAAGCAAGGCCCGGGTTAAATGGCTACTTCCCGAGCTTTGCGAAGCACCTCATAGACGACCTGAGGCAGGCTAAAGTTACGAACTTTGAGATGGAAGCGGCTACCCTTTACACCCTCGCGAACATCTATGGTCTTAGGGCAGGTTGCGTTTGTGCGGTTTTTGCGAACCGAATAACCAATGAGTTTGGAAAAGCCGGAGAAAGGGAGGCGGCATTAGTTGCAAGCGAAGCTGTCAAAATTCTACACGAATGGGACGAGGAAAAAGAGAAGAAGGGCAAAAAGTACTGGTTCCCAAGTTTGAGGAAGCTTTAA